CCGAGAACCCGTCGGCGATGGGTTATCCGAGCTTTCATGATTTCGAGCATTGGAAGCCGATGTGGGATGCGCTGGTCGACACCGAGACCGTGCTCAACGTGCACATCGGCTCGTCGGGGCGGTTGGCGATCACCGCGCCGGATGCGCCGATGGACGTGATGATCACCTTGCAACCGATGAACATCGTGCAGGCGGCGGCCGATTTGTTGTGGTCGCGCCCGATCAAGGAGTACCCGACGCTCAAGATCGCGCTCAGTGAGGGCGGCACCGGGTGGATCCCGTACTTTTTGGAGCGGGTGGATCGCACCTATGAGATGCACTCGACGTGGACCGGTCAGGACTTCAAGGGAAAGCTGCCCAGCGAGGTGTTCCGCGACCACTTCCTGACCTGCTTCATCGCTGATCCGGTCGGGGTGGCCACCCGCAACGCGATCGGGATCGACAACATCTGCTGGGAAGCCGACTACCCGCACAGCGACTCGATGTGGCCCGGGGCCCCCGAACAACTCGACGAGGTGCTCACCGCCAACAACGTGCCCGACGACGAGATCAACAAGATGACCTACGAGAACGCCATGCGCTGGTATCACTGGGACCCGTTCACCCACATCACCCGCGAACAAGCCACCGTCGGCGCCCTACGCAAAGCCGCCGAGGGCCACGACGTCTCCATCCAAGCCCTGTCGAAGAAGGAGAAGACCGGTGCCAGCTTCGCCGACTTCGCCGCCAACGCCAAGGAGCTGACCGGCAACAAGGACTGAACGGTCTGAAAGTATTGGCAGTCCCGGCCTGACCGGGAGGAGCGTTGTCCAGTGCGCCGGTGCGGAAGTCGCGTTCACGCGCCGGCGCACTGCTCTGCGAGACGACGAAAAGAGGAGAACACCGTGGCTGGCGGGATGAGTTTCGAGCTCACTGAGGACCAGGAGCTGATCCGCAAATCCGTGCGGGAGTTGGCGAGCAAGTTCGACGACCACTACTGGATGGAAAAGGACCAGGCGCACGAATTTCCGCAGGAGTTCTACGACGCCATCGCCAAGGGCGGCTGGCTGGGCATGACGATCCCCGAGGAGTACGGCGGCCACGGCCTCGGCATCACCGAGGCGACGCTGCTGCTCGAGGAGATTTCGCGCTCGGGGGCGGCGATGAACGGCGCCAGCGCCATCCACCTGTCGATCTTCGGGATGCAGCCCGTCGTCAAACACGGCTCCGAGGAACTGAAGGCCGCGACCCTGCCCCGGGTCGTCAACGGCGACCTGCACGTCTGTTTCGGGGTGACCGAACCGACGGCGGGGCTGGACACGTCGCGCATCACCACGTTCGCCAAGCGCGAAGGCGACAAGTACCGGGTCAACGGGCGCAAGGTGTGGATCTCCAAAGCCCTGGAGTCCGAGAAGATCCTGTTGCTCACCCGGACCACGCCGTACGACGAGGTCACCAAGAAGACCGACGGCATGACGCTGTTCCTGACCGACCTCGACCGCGACCACGTCGACATCCGGCCGATCAAGAAGATGGGCCGTAACGCGGTCAGCTCCAACGAGGTGTTCATCGACGACCTGATGGTGCCCGTCGAGCACCGGGTGGGCGAAGAGGGCAAGGGCTTCAAATACATTCTCGACGGGCTCAATCCGGAGCGGATGCTGATCGCCGCCGAGGCGTTGGGCATCGGCCGGGTGGCACTGGAGAAGGCCGTCAAGTACGGCAACGAGCGGCACGTTTTCAACCGCCCGATCGGCATGAACCAGGGGCTGCAGTTCCCGCTGGCCGACTCGCTGGCACGGTTGGACGCCGCCGAGTTGGTGCTGCGCAAGGCCACCTGGCTCTACGACAACGGCAAACCGTGTGGGCGCGAAGCGAACACGGCGAAGTACCTGTGCGCCGACGCCGGTTTCGGCGCCGCCGACCGGGCGCTGCAGCTGCACGGCGGCATGGGTTACTCGGAGGAGTACCACGTGTCGCGGTACTTCCGCGAGTCCCGGTTGATGAAGATCGCGCCGGTGAGCCAGGAGATGATCCTCAACTTCCTCGGCGAGCACGTACTCGGACTGCCCCGCAGCTACTGACGATGGAGCAACACCACTGATGGTCAACTACTTCGAT
The window above is part of the Mycolicibacterium rutilum genome. Proteins encoded here:
- a CDS encoding amidohydrolase family protein, with protein sequence MNKDDMILISVDDHIVEPPDMFKNHLPKKYIDEAPRLVHNPDGSDTWQFRDTVIPNVALNAVAGRPKEEYGLEPQGLDEIRPGCWQVDERVKDMNAGGILGSMCFPSFPGFAGRLFATEDQEFSLALVKAYNDWHVEEWCGAYPARFIPMTLPVIWDPVECAKEIRRNAARGVHSLTFTENPSAMGYPSFHDFEHWKPMWDALVDTETVLNVHIGSSGRLAITAPDAPMDVMITLQPMNIVQAAADLLWSRPIKEYPTLKIALSEGGTGWIPYFLERVDRTYEMHSTWTGQDFKGKLPSEVFRDHFLTCFIADPVGVATRNAIGIDNICWEADYPHSDSMWPGAPEQLDEVLTANNVPDDEINKMTYENAMRWYHWDPFTHITREQATVGALRKAAEGHDVSIQALSKKEKTGASFADFAANAKELTGNKD
- a CDS encoding acyl-CoA dehydrogenase family protein, which translates into the protein MSFELTEDQELIRKSVRELASKFDDHYWMEKDQAHEFPQEFYDAIAKGGWLGMTIPEEYGGHGLGITEATLLLEEISRSGAAMNGASAIHLSIFGMQPVVKHGSEELKAATLPRVVNGDLHVCFGVTEPTAGLDTSRITTFAKREGDKYRVNGRKVWISKALESEKILLLTRTTPYDEVTKKTDGMTLFLTDLDRDHVDIRPIKKMGRNAVSSNEVFIDDLMVPVEHRVGEEGKGFKYILDGLNPERMLIAAEALGIGRVALEKAVKYGNERHVFNRPIGMNQGLQFPLADSLARLDAAELVLRKATWLYDNGKPCGREANTAKYLCADAGFGAADRALQLHGGMGYSEEYHVSRYFRESRLMKIAPVSQEMILNFLGEHVLGLPRSY